The region GGCCAGGCTGATGCCCTCCAGGACGACGAAGTCCGCGGCGGCCATCAACAGCGCGGAGCCTTCGGCCAGGCGAGCGATGTAGTCCGGAGCGTGTGAGCGGACCTCCTCTGTGGCCCAGACCAGCCAGAACGGCTGGGAGGCGATTCCCACTACCTCGGGATCGAAGTCCAGCAGGACCAGCCGGTGTCGATCCGGCCACGACTCGTAGCCCACCGAACCCGTCGTCGCCGTCCACCGGCGCCCGACGTGATGCCGCTGCCCCTTGTACGGGAAACCGCGCGCCGGCACGCAGTGCTCGAACGGCACGGAGCACGCTTCGGTGAGACGAACGCGCTGCTCACCACGCTCGTCCGCGTACGCGAGTGCAAACCGCTCAGCCGGCGATGGCCGCGCCGCCGGGCACAAGATCAAGCGTCGGCACCGAGGGCATTCACTCGGGCGACGCCAGCGCCGACTCACCGTCACCGACGACTACCTCCGGACCCTGACACCCCACCGACGACTGGGTCCGGACACCGCCATCTTCAGCTGGCCGGGACCCCTCTGACCCGGCCTTACAGTTAAAAGTTGTCACAGTGCAATCACACAGAGTATGGTCTAGACCTGCCGCCGCGTTGGGTGAAATGTCCGCCCAAAGCGGTTTCGGCTGCTTCGGGTACGGGCCGGCCCAGCGAAAGTCCTGTCCACCCGAAAGGAGCTGACACATGGCACTCCGCCGACGGATCGCCGCGTTGGCGGCCGGCGTACTCGCCGCGCCGCTGCTGGTGGTCGCACTGCCGACCTCCCAGGCGTTCGCCCACGGATACGTGTCGTCACCGCCCAGCAGGCAGGCGCAGTGCGCCAAGGGCACCGTGAGCTGTGGCGCCGTCAAGTACGAGCCGCAGAGCGTGGAAGGCCCGAAGGGGCTGCGCAGCTGCAACGGCGGCGTCGCAGGGTTCGCCGACCTGAACAACGACAGCAAGGGTTGGAAGGTCACGAGCGTCGGCCAGACGGTCACGTTCAACTGGGTGTTCACCGCCCGGCACCGCACCTCCAACTACGAGTACTACATCGGCGGCAAGCGGGTCGGGTTCGTCGACGGCAAGAACCAGCAGCCGCCGGCGTCCGTGTCGCACACCATCAACCTCGGTGGCGTCACCGGCCAGCAGAAGGTGCTCGCCATCTGGAACATCGGCGACACCTCGAACGCGTTCTACGCCTGCATCGACGTCAACGTGAGCTGATGACGGCCTGAGGACGCGGCAAGACCGAACACCGGCGGGGGCGTGCCAGCCTGTAGGCACGCCCCCGCCCTTGCCGCTCAGCTCGTGAAACCGCCGTCCACGGCCAACTGCGTGCCCGTCACGTACCGGGCCTCGTCGGAGACCAGGTACGCCACCGCGGCCGCGACCTCGTCGGGCTGCCCGTACCGGCCGACCGCCGTGAGCGCGCGGATCGCGTCGGCCATCGGGTGGTCCTCGGGGTTCATGTCGGTGGCGGTCGGACCGGGGCAGACCAGGTTGACCGTGATGCCGCGCGGCCCCAGTTCCCGGCCCAGCGCCTTGGTCAGGCCCAGCAGGGCCGCCTTGCTCGCCGAGTACAGCGAGAAGCCGGGGAACGCGGCCCGCTCGGCGACGTTGCTGCCGATGCTCACGATCCGCCCGCCCGCGCCCAGGTGCGGCAGGGCCGCCTTGACCGCCAGGAACGGCGCGCGCACGTTCACGTCGAACGTCCGGTCGAACTCCTCGACCCCCAGTTCCTCCACCGGTCCCACCAGGAACTCGGCGGCGTTGTTCACCACGATGTCCAGCCGGCCCAGGGTGGCCGCGGTCTCGGCGACCGCCGCCCCGATCGCCGCCGGGTCGGCGCTGTCCGCCCGGATCGCCAGCACCCGCCGGCCGATCGCCTTGATCTCCTCCACCACGTCGTCCGCGTTGCTCCGGTAGGTCAGCGCGACGTCCGCGCCGTCGCGCGCCAGCCGCCGCGCCACCGCCGCGCCGATCCCACGACTACCACCGGTGACCAGCGCGACCTTGCCTTCGATGTTCATGGCACCGATCGTGGTCGGCCGGCGGCCGGAAGTCCGGCGGCAATCGGACGTCGCGCCGGCGCCCGGGGACGGATCAAGAAACCCGTTGCGAGAGGCGCCGGTGACCGCATAGCGTTCTCGGTACACGAGGAAGGAGGTGGTCCGAAGTTGTATAGCTACAGGACTCTGCGTGAGGTGGCTGTCCGCTAGGACCTCCCCCAAGGTGGTCTGGGCGAATCCCAGGCAGCCACCCGGCCCCCGTGACCCCGAGCCCAGTCCAGCTCGGCCCGCACAGCGTGCGGGAGACGGTCAGGGGGCCGTTTCACGTTCCCGGCCCGCTCACCCACCGTGTGCGGCCCGCTGCACCACCTCACTCCGGCGAGACGGCCGGACCGGCCGTGCGAAGCCCCACGCCGCCGATGCGGGAACCCGTCCGGTCACGGCCCGCCGGCCGCACGCGCACCACGTGGCTCGAAGCCGACAGCGCACCGGACAGGTCCGTCCGCACGACGAGCCTTCGCGTGCAGCCGCACGGTGTTCGGCGCGGTGACCCCACCTGACGACAGGCCGCGCAACGGCCCGCAGCGGCGCGCTCAGGGCCGGCACCGCACGGCCGGGCGGAACCGGCCCGCGCGCCCGCGACACGCCGGGCGCGGGCCGTCGCACCGCCGGGCCTCGGGTCCCGAGCCGAACCACAGCCCCGAAACCGGACGTGCCGCCGGTCTCGACTACGGTGATCGTTCACGCGGTTGAAAAGCCAGCCGCAAGCCACCAGGAGCCCAGCACGCTGGGCACCAGGGTCAGCGACCGCTGAGGGCTTGCCGGGGCTGGCACCGCCCTCCCTCGCGCGCGCCGGCCCGCTTTCGACGCGCGAGAGGAGCCCGACCGTGGTCGGGGACGACGGACTGGACGGAACGCTTGCCGCGCGGATCGCCAGCCTTGAGGCCGAGGTGTCGGGACTGCGCAAGGCGGTGCAGACCCGCACCGTCATCGGGCAGGCCACCGGCCTGATCGCGGCCGTGCAGGGCTGCACGCCTCAACAGGGGTTCCGGCTGCTGGTCGCCATGTCGCAACACCACAACGTGAAGCTGCACACCATCGCCGTGAAGCTGCTGGACCTGGCGGCCGAACTCGGACCACGCCGCGCCGTGCACGCGGTCCACCAGCCCAACGGCGAGGTGGACCCCGCCGACTGGCCCGGCACCGAGGTGGTGCACGCCGCGCGGCGGCTGGTCGCGGCCTACGACGCGGCCAACACCGCCGGCGCGGAACACCCCGAGGTGCGAAGACGACTGGCGGACCAGCTCGCCCTCGCCGGTCAACTGCTCGCCGAGAAGCTGGCCGAAGTCGGCTGGCTGCCCGACAGCTGAACCACCGCGAACGATTCGGCGGGCAGGCGCACCGCCTGCCCGACCACCTCCGCCGCACCCGAAGCCAGCAGCACAGCCGAACCTCGCTGCCCCGAACCCTGTGACGCGGACTCCGGCAGCGTGACCACGGCGTCGTCCGCACCGAGGTTGCACAGCACCCGCAGCCCGCCGCGCACCAGCACCAGCACGTCGCCGTCCTGCTCGACGCCGAACCGGTCCAGCCTCGGGTCCGACAGCTCCGGGTGCGACCGCCGCAGCGCGATCAGCCCCCGGTAGAGCTCCAGCACCCGCCGGTGCGGGTCGGCCGAGAGCTCGTCCCACACCAGCGTCGACCGCTCGACCGTCGCCGGGTCGACCGGGTCGGGCACGTCCGACTCGCCCCACCCGTGCCGGGCGAACTCGCGCCGCCGGCCGGTGCGCACCGCCTCCGCCAACTCCGGGTCCGGGAAGGAGGCGAAGAACTGCCACGGCGTGCTCGCCGCCCACTCCTCCCCCATGAACAGCATCGGCGTGTACGGCGAGCACAGCACGATCGCCGCCCCCACCGCGAGCCGCCCGAGCGGCACCGTCGCGGACAGCCGGTCGCCGGTCGCCCGGTTGCCGATCTGGTCGTGGTTCTGCAGGTACGCCAGGAACCGGTACCCCGGCAGCCGCCGGTCGACCGGGCGTCCGTGGTGCCGGTGCCGGAACGACGACCAGGTGCCGGCGTGGAAGAACACCTCCCGCAACGTCGAGGGCAGCGCGCCGGCGAAATCCGGGTAGTAGCCGAACGTCTCCCCGCTCAACGCCACGTGCAGCGCGTGGTGCAGGTCGTCGTCCCACTGCGCGGTCAGCCCGTACCCGCCGGCCTCGCGCGCGCTCACCAGCCGGGCGTCGTTCAGGTCGGACTCGGCGATCAGCGTCAACGGCCGGCCCAGTGCCGCCGACAGCGCGTCCACCTCGACCGCGAGCTGTTCCAGCACGTGCACCGCGCCCCGGTCGACCAGCGCGTGCACCGCGTCCAGCCGCAGCCCGTCGACGTGGAAGTCGCGCAGCCAACCCAGCGCGTTGTCGATCACGTACCGGCGCACGGCGTCGGAGTCCGCGCCGTCGAGGTTGAGGCCGGGACCCCAGTCGTTGCTGCCCGCGAAGTACGGCCCGAACCGGTCCAGGTACGCGCCGGAGGGCCCGAGGTGGTTGTAGACCACGTCCAGCAGCACGGCCAGGCCGCGCGCGTGACAGGCGTCCACGAACCGCTTGAACCCGTCCGGCCCGCCGTACGGCTCGTGCACCGCGCCCCACAGGACGCCGTCGTAGCCCCAGCCCGCGACCCCGTCGAACGAGTTCACCGGCATCACCTCGACGTGCGTGATCCCGAGGTCCACCAAGTGGTCCAGCCGCTCGACGGCCCCGTCGAAGGTGCCCGCCGACGTGAACGTCCCGATGTGCAGCTCGTAGATCACCGCGCCGGGCAGCCCGCGCCCGGTCCACGTGCCGTCGGTCCACTCGAACGCCGTGTGGTCGTAGACCCGCGACGCCTCGTGCACCCCGTTGGGCTGCCAGAGCGAACGGGGGTCGGGCAGCGCGTCGCCGTCGAGCACGAACGCGTAGTCCACACCGTCCACATCGGAGTGCCACCACCCGCCGTCGCCGGCGGTCATCTCGTGGTCGTGTCCGTCCACCCGCACCTGGACGCGCTCGTGGTGCGGCGCCCACACCGAAAAGCTCACTGATCTCCTCGCACCAGCAGTGCCACCGGGTAGTGGTCCAACAGGTCGGCCAGCCGGGTGCGCGCGGGCCGCGACGTGAGCACGTCGGTCCACGCGCCGGGCGGCAGTGGCAGTTCGGTGCCGCCCCAGCCGCCCGCGGCGGCCAGGCCCACCGGCAGCCGGGTGGCCACCGCGATGACGCCGGTCCGCTCGAACGCGACGACGTGCGCCGCGCGCGGCCCGGACGCGGGCAGCGGCCGGTAGCCGCGGAACAGCTCCGGGCGGTCCCGCCGCAGCCGCAACGCCTTGTGCACCAGCAGGAGCTTGGCCGCGCCGGTCTCGTCCACCGGCGGCAGCCAGCCGTCGGCGATGGCGTCGAGCAGTTCACGGCGCACCGCGTAGTCCACCGGCCGCCGGTTGTCCGGGTCGACCAGCGACAGGTCCCACAGCTCGGTGCCCTGGTAGACGTCCGGCACGCCGGGCGCGGTGAGCTGCACCAGCTTCTGCCCCAGCGCGTTGGACCGGCCGGGGGCCTCGACCCGGGCGACGAACGCGGCCACGTCGGCGGCCAGCGGGCCGTCGAGCACCTCGCGCGGCCACGCCGCGACGGCCGCCTCGAACGGCTCGTCGTGGTCGACCCACGTGGTGCGGACCTTGGACTCCTTGGCCGCCTTGTCCAGGTAGCCCGCCATCCGGTCGGCGGTGATCGGCCACGCGCCCACCAGCGACTGCCAGGCCAGCAGGTTCAGCGACGGCTCGTCGATCGGGTGCGCGGCGGTCCACCGGCGCACGGCGGCGGCGAACTCGTCCGGGATCTCGGCGAGCACGGCCAGCCGCGCCCGCACGTCCTCGGACCGCTTGGTGTCGTGGGTGGACAGCGCGGTCATCGCGGCCGGCGACCCGGCCTCGCGGGCCGCCGCGCGCCCGTGGAACTCGGTCGGGGACATGCCGAACCGGTCCGGCGCGCCGCCCACCTCGTTGAGCGCCACGAACCGGGTGTACCGGTAGAACGCGGTGTCCTCGGTGCCCTTGGCCACCACCATGCCGGAGGTCTGCTGGATCCGGGTGGCCAGTTCGCCCTCCGGATCGGCGCGGACCTGTTCGTCCAGCGCCCGCGCCGCGTCCGAGCCGACCGTCGCGATCGCGGTGTCCCACGCGTCCCGCCCCTCGGGCAGGTAGGACCGGTAGACCGGGAAGGCGGCCATCACCGCGGCCACCGCCCGCTCGGCCTGGTCGCGGTCCGGGTGGTCGACCAGCGCCGCGATCCGGCGCACCTCCGCGCGCAGGATCGTGCCCGCGACCAGTTCGCGGCACTCGTGCTCGACGGCGGCGAAGTCCGTGGGCACGCCCAGTTCCGCGGCCAGCGCCGTGTGGCCCGCTTCGCCCGCCGGGTCGACGAACAGCCCGCACACCTCGCGCAGCGCGTCGTAGCCGGTGGTGCCGTCGACCGGCCAGCTCGCGGGCAGCGCCTCGTCCGGGCCGAGGATCTTCTCCACGACCAGCCAGCAGCCGGCCCGCTCGCGCAGCCGCCGCACGTAGCCGCCGGGGTCGGCCAGGCCGTCCGGGTGGTCCACCCGGAGCCCGGTCACGTCGCCCGCCGCGACCCACCGCAGCACCTCGCCGTGCGTCGCCTCGAAGACCTCCGGGTCCTCGACGCGCACCCCGGCGAGGGTGGTGATGTCGAAGAACCGCCGGTAGTTGAGCTCGGCGTTGCCGCGCCGCCAGAACGCCGACACGTAGTGCTCGTGCTCCCGCTCGTCCTCGGGCGACCCGGCGAAGGGCAGCAGCAGCTTGCCCGAGGACCAGTCGATGTCGAAGTACTTCGCGTACCGCGACTTCTCGCCGTGCTGGAGGACGTCCCACCACCACGGGTCGACCGGACCGTCCTCGACCGCCATGTGGTTGGGCACGATGTCCAGCACGAGCCCCAGCCCCACCTGCTTGAGCGCCTTGCCCAACGCCTGCCGGCCCGCCTCGCCGCCGAACTCCTCGCGCGCCCGCGTCGGGTCCACCACGTCGTAGCCGTGCGTGGACCCGGGCACCGCCTCCAGCAGCGGCGAGGCGTAGAGCGCGCCGACGCCCAGCGCGTCGAGGTAGTCGACGACCGCCTCCGCGTCGGCGAAGGTGAAGTCGGGGGTGAACTGGATCCGGTAGGTCGACGCCGGGCTCATTCGACGCCCGTCCGCTGGAGCACGACCAGCGAGCGCGCGGTCAGCGTGACCGTGCCGCCCGCCGGCACCGGCTCGCCCCGGTCGGCGTCTTGCACCACGCCCGTCGCCGTGTCGATCACCACGGTCCACTGCGGACCGTAGCTCGGGTCGGGCAGCGTGGTCTCGATGTCCTCGTAGTGGGCGTTGAACGCGATCAGGAACGAGTCGTCCAGGACCCGCATGCCGCGCCGGTCCAGGCTCGGGATGCCCTCGCCGTTGAGGAAGACCACGACGCAGCGGCCGAAGTCGTCCTCCCAGTTCTGCTCGGTCATCTCCTCGCCGGCGGGGGTGAACCAGGCGATGTCGCGCAGCTCGTCGCCCTTGCGGATCGGCTTGCCCTGGAAGAACCGGCGGCGGCGCAGCACCGGGTGCTTGCGCCGGAAGTCGGTGAGCGCGCCGGTGAACTCCACCAGGTCCCGGTTCTTCTCGACCAGCGACCAGTCCACCCAGGACAGCTCGTTGTCCTGGCAGTAGGCGTTGTTGTTGCCGTCCTGGGTGCGGCCCAGCTCGTCGCCGTGCAGCAGCATCGGCACGCCCTGCGACAGCAGCGTGGTGGCCAGCAGGTTGCGGCGCTGCCGGGCGCGCAGGTCGTTGACCTCCGGGTCGTCGGTCGGGCCCTCCACGCCGCAGTTCCACGACCGGTTGTCGTCCGCGCCGTCGCGGCCGTCCTCGCCGTTGGCGTCGTTGTGCTTGTCGTTGTACGACACCAGGTCGGTGAGGGTGAACCCGTCGTGCGCGGTGACGAAGTTGATCGACGCGTACGGCCGGCGGCCGTCGTCCTGGTAGAGGTCCGACGACCCGGTGATGCGGGACGCGAACTCACCCAGGGTGGCCGGCTCGCCGCGCCAGAAGTCCCGCACGGTGTCCCGGTACTTGCCGTTCCACTCGGTCCACAGCGGCGGGAAGTTGCCGACCTGGTAGCCGCCGGGCCCGACGTCCCACGGCTCGGCGATCAGCTTGACCTGGCTCACCACCGGGTCCTGCTG is a window of Saccharothrix espanaensis DSM 44229 DNA encoding:
- a CDS encoding lytic polysaccharide monooxygenase auxiliary activity family 9 protein produces the protein MALRRRIAALAAGVLAAPLLVVALPTSQAFAHGYVSSPPSRQAQCAKGTVSCGAVKYEPQSVEGPKGLRSCNGGVAGFADLNNDSKGWKVTSVGQTVTFNWVFTARHRTSNYEYYIGGKRVGFVDGKNQQPPASVSHTINLGGVTGQQKVLAIWNIGDTSNAFYACIDVNVS
- the treZ gene encoding malto-oligosyltrehalose trehalohydrolase, yielding MSFSVWAPHHERVQVRVDGHDHEMTAGDGGWWHSDVDGVDYAFVLDGDALPDPRSLWQPNGVHEASRVYDHTAFEWTDGTWTGRGLPGAVIYELHIGTFTSAGTFDGAVERLDHLVDLGITHVEVMPVNSFDGVAGWGYDGVLWGAVHEPYGGPDGFKRFVDACHARGLAVLLDVVYNHLGPSGAYLDRFGPYFAGSNDWGPGLNLDGADSDAVRRYVIDNALGWLRDFHVDGLRLDAVHALVDRGAVHVLEQLAVEVDALSAALGRPLTLIAESDLNDARLVSAREAGGYGLTAQWDDDLHHALHVALSGETFGYYPDFAGALPSTLREVFFHAGTWSSFRHRHHGRPVDRRLPGYRFLAYLQNHDQIGNRATGDRLSATVPLGRLAVGAAIVLCSPYTPMLFMGEEWAASTPWQFFASFPDPELAEAVRTGRRREFARHGWGESDVPDPVDPATVERSTLVWDELSADPHRRVLELYRGLIALRRSHPELSDPRLDRFGVEQDGDVLVLVRGGLRVLCNLGADDAVVTLPESASQGSGQRGSAVLLASGAAEVVGQAVRLPAESFAVVQLSGSQPTSASFSASS
- a CDS encoding SDR family NAD(P)-dependent oxidoreductase encodes the protein MNIEGKVALVTGGSRGIGAAVARRLARDGADVALTYRSNADDVVEEIKAIGRRVLAIRADSADPAAIGAAVAETAATLGRLDIVVNNAAEFLVGPVEELGVEEFDRTFDVNVRAPFLAVKAALPHLGAGGRIVSIGSNVAERAAFPGFSLYSASKAALLGLTKALGRELGPRGITVNLVCPGPTATDMNPEDHPMADAIRALTAVGRYGQPDEVAAAVAYLVSDEARYVTGTQLAVDGGFTS
- the treY gene encoding malto-oligosyltrehalose synthase yields the protein MSPASTYRIQFTPDFTFADAEAVVDYLDALGVGALYASPLLEAVPGSTHGYDVVDPTRAREEFGGEAGRQALGKALKQVGLGLVLDIVPNHMAVEDGPVDPWWWDVLQHGEKSRYAKYFDIDWSSGKLLLPFAGSPEDEREHEHYVSAFWRRGNAELNYRRFFDITTLAGVRVEDPEVFEATHGEVLRWVAAGDVTGLRVDHPDGLADPGGYVRRLRERAGCWLVVEKILGPDEALPASWPVDGTTGYDALREVCGLFVDPAGEAGHTALAAELGVPTDFAAVEHECRELVAGTILRAEVRRIAALVDHPDRDQAERAVAAVMAAFPVYRSYLPEGRDAWDTAIATVGSDAARALDEQVRADPEGELATRIQQTSGMVVAKGTEDTAFYRYTRFVALNEVGGAPDRFGMSPTEFHGRAAAREAGSPAAMTALSTHDTKRSEDVRARLAVLAEIPDEFAAAVRRWTAAHPIDEPSLNLLAWQSLVGAWPITADRMAGYLDKAAKESKVRTTWVDHDEPFEAAVAAWPREVLDGPLAADVAAFVARVEAPGRSNALGQKLVQLTAPGVPDVYQGTELWDLSLVDPDNRRPVDYAVRRELLDAIADGWLPPVDETGAAKLLLVHKALRLRRDRPELFRGYRPLPASGPRAAHVVAFERTGVIAVATRLPVGLAAAGGWGGTELPLPPGAWTDVLTSRPARTRLADLLDHYPVALLVRGDQ
- a CDS encoding ANTAR domain-containing protein, with the translated sequence MVGDDGLDGTLAARIASLEAEVSGLRKAVQTRTVIGQATGLIAAVQGCTPQQGFRLLVAMSQHHNVKLHTIAVKLLDLAAELGPRRAVHAVHQPNGEVDPADWPGTEVVHAARRLVAAYDAANTAGAEHPEVRRRLADQLALAGQLLAEKLAEVGWLPDS